The Thunnus maccoyii chromosome 15, fThuMac1.1, whole genome shotgun sequence DNA segment aattctttgttttttaggtCCAGATGATTTTCatgtgctgtctctgttttctttttgttaaattaatatgagattatttttctctggatttctgtttttgcagtttcccagattattgttgttatttgaaGAGTTGTTTATGTCCGTGAAGGATGGCGACTCTTTCCTATTAAAGTCTGGGTCCTTAAGCAACGTGATAGTGAAGCGCCATCTGGAGGGTTGTTTAAGGAACTGTTTACTGTGTAGATGTAATGAAATAGGAGCATGATTGATCACTAATTATTATAATTGAGTGGATTGAGCTATCAGCTATGTCCTGCATGATCTATTTACTGTTTAGGAAGAGTTCtgcacagaagaataaatgataaaaattcTTTTACTGTTGGATTATTTAGTTGCAAACTGTCATCAAGTCCAAACTCCTCCatatactgttttattatttatggaTTTCCATTTCCTGCTTGCTGTTGCTGTTCAGTCTACTGCTGAGTTGAGTCTGTGAAATTACATAATAATGTGAAGAAGGGGTTGGGTCTGTAGATATTTGCTATGATCAGATTTTTGTATTGTTGATTGATAAGATAATAAATCTGCCGTCTGGGTCAATAATGGTGGAGATATGAGTTAATGGGATTCTCCTGTGAATCAGAGATGGACATACAGGTTTCTTGAAGTAGGCAGATAtctggatttaattgatttaagtgaataaatattttattaattttagctTGGGAGACAATCCTACTTATATACCAGCTTAGGAATTTAAGTAGAGCCATGATTCAGGATTATTGGTGAAATGCATCCTGGTAAATGCTTGCTttgagttgtgtgtttgtgtgtgtgtgtatttgtctatGCTGTCACTAGATGCCAtaggggagggggagggggaaaaatagaaacacaaacaacaataaacacatgtaaacaagcATAATAGTACACAACAAGAGATATTAGAGAGATAGGGGTGAATGATGGAAGAGGTTCATATTTTAATGAGCAATGTAACAGCCGCTGAATGTTTGATGGGACGTAGTGAATCAGAAAAGCCATGGAGTGGTAGAGCTGTCCTTCTATGTATAGTTTGTCCGCAACCAGGTTGTTGTTTCAGGGAGCTTTGCATCATTGAGtttgtattttgtacttttCCAGTCGCCTTCCTTTGCTTTTAATGAGCTccttgtgtttgaaatgttccGGTCTGGCGATGACGGGTCGGGGTGATTTGTTAGTGCCAGACAGTGATCGCAGGTGGAAAGTGACCTGGTTCACGGTGTCGGTCGGGAGCATCATTAATTATAATTTATACTGCCTATGTGTTGATTGGTTAAAATGAAAACTCACCGTTGCAATTACCCAatttccccacagggatcaTTTATTTAATCTAATCTAGACTGAAAGCTCACTAATTTAGTAATGTCTGTTTATGTGTCATTTATAGCTTGAAATAAAATGCAGACTCATAAACACAATATGCAGAAGAATTTTCTTAACTGATAAATTACTGGTGAACAAACCTCAGGCATCTCAGTCAGGAAGGGGATCTCCATTTTCTGGCACTGTGTGGTCAGACCCTGGAACAGTGGTTTGTTTGGCCTCTTCGGGTACAAGATGGTGGGCTCATAACCCTGAGAGAGGACACAcaagacatgaagaaaaaaatcactcttagtttgataaatgacttcCACTTCACTCTGCACAGACCAGGATTCACTGCTGCTTCTGTGGTTTTTATTTAGCAATAACTGTCCTTCAGTCGTCTACTGTTGATGCCACTTTGCCCAAATGAAATCAGAATCTCAGCACAGCACATTAATCCAGTGTGCTGTTCAGTATCTGTTACTGTCACACAAGTATAAGACACTCACAAAAAGTTTAAGATGTCTGGCACAGACCAAGCCATCGCCTCCGTTGTTACCTGGACCACAGATCACCAACAGTGAAGGTTTGGGCTTCACCAGAGAACTGAGCGGATACGCCTGcaggaaacaacagacacaatATCAATGCAGCACTGCATCACAGCTATTATTGACCAGGAAATGTGGGTTTTCTTTACAGCTGCATCTCAAGGGAAATGTTTCTAGGGAAGGAAGTTTGGAGGACGGAGTAACCTGATTATTCACCTCTTCAGACAGTAATCTGATTTAGACATATCAATGAGctgtaaatgagaaaatctggtttccttttatttcctttagCTTCGTTTTTGCTGAAGAAACGAAGTATAGCTGATATCTGAAAGGTCTTTCAGTTGTGTGAATAGAAAATACTGTAGTAATGGAAAATAagagaaattatttattaagtcTCTGAGAGAAGTAGAGATAGAAAATAGAAACTAGAGAATTTGGGAAAGCAAAAATTTCTCAGTCTGCAATATTTAGTTGTAAAAGTGAGCAGAAAGCTGGTCATGATTTGATCCCTTTGAGGTGACAAGTGATAAATCCGATCCGAACCGCATGTGTGTTTAATAATCAGACTCAACACAGCAGATGTAAACACTCCAGATTTCTGCCTTAAACTCGTCACCATGAGCCCCGATTGATGTCTCACCCTGGTGACGGCTGTAGCACAGCTGAGGCCCGCCAGCTCCATCAGCTGGTCCACACTGAAGCCGTACTCGCTGAAGAGCTCTTCATCGATGTGCTGGGCCTCCTCCTGCCTGCGGAACCATCTACAGGTCAGTCTGAACCGTCTACACACATGCAGTCTGTAAATGCTTTAATCGTTCTGTGTATAATGTATACCCGAGATATTTGATGGTCTGGGCCATGGTGGATGCTGCTCTGCTACCGTTACAGTCCTTCTTGTGGTTGACAGCTGCAGCGGACAGAGGACATGTCCCTGTCTGAGCGAGGATTGCCGTGGCCCGTGAGGTCACCAGGAAGCCGATCCCAAACAGGGCCCGCGCACTCAACATCCAGATGGATCCAAAGTCCTGGAACAGAAGAGACCGCAGCGATCTACAGTGAACTGAAGAAGTGAATCCTCACATCAGCAGCATGACTACATGAAATAACAGAAGCGTAACTGTCAAAACAAGAAACTTTTACGGGAAGACGACTCAAATGCTGATGTACATTTTCCCCACTCATGAAAGCTACTGAAGTcacttcctccttttctctgttaCTTGCATTTTTCTTTGCTCTCATCTTCTACCTGCAGATATCGATCATCCCGCTGCTCTCAGCTACTGATAAATATGCTTTACAGAAAGTGATGAGGCACGAATTCTTGATGCCAAAGTAAACTGCATTTTACTTTCTTCAGTGTACTTTTGTATTTCAATATATGAGTCAACTGTCTGAACTTGACTGGACTGCATGATAAGTATCTATTATATGACGTCACATCAGACAGAATCATTCTGTGTTGAAATATCAAGTATGATTGCCATCTAATTATTATCAATTATTCTGTTGATtctttttgattaattgatagatcatttagtcaataaagaaaataatgaaaaaataacgATCACAATTTCCTAGAGCCCAAGTTCAGGTGGTTTGTTTGTGGTAGTGTTGAAATGATTTGTCTATCAATTTATTACTTCAGTGACAGAAAAATAGATGGCAacaatttaagtcatttattgagcaaaaaatgcaaaacactcTAGTTCtggcttcttaaatgtgaagatttgctgcttttctctatttaATATCATTGTTCATTGAATTTActtgggtttttgactgtcgattggacaaaaaaaggcatttggaggacatcaccttgggctctgggaaactgtgattcagtattttatagactaaaccaTTAATCTCAAAAATAATCAAcgtattaatcaattagttgcagccaaacccaaagatattcagtttacaatgatatgacacagagaaaagcaaaaacTCTTCATGCTTGAGAAGTTGAAACTgcaaacatttggcattttttttctagatTAAGGGTTAGAAAAggattaaataatcaaattatcaAAATTTACATTTGACAGGTTAATTTTCTCTCAGTGGGCTAATCAATAAATCAGCTAATCCTTCAGTAAACATCAAAACATAGTAATTAataattatgttgttttatttcattatgaaaggaaaaaataataaagtctgCCTCATGACAGTTTAGTGaacattgaaaatattttaatttacaacagTCAGATCAATTtcatgaacatacagtaaactTGATAACTTATTACGTGACTTTGCACATATCAGCTGATCTAACTATTGTGTGTTTCACTCAGTTCTAACAGTAAATAACAACTAGCTGGCTAGCCTTTGATAAACGTGACAGGTGAGGTCATTTAAAAGGTTTGTTTAGTGGCATCTTATAAATAGATTCGATAgactaaaacacaataaatccaTGTAGATTAATTCAGACACAATCTAAAGTTACAGGCTGTGTTTAGTTTATGTAAACTGTTAGCTAACGTCTGCTATGAGCTGCAAATTGATGTCGTAACAAAAGATTATTAGTGAAACTCACCAAATGTTAGCAAGTTTCCCCAGAAATTAATTCCACATGCACGTTATCCTATAAAAACAATGCATTGATTCAACTTACAGAACAATAATAAACTGATAAAGTACAGCAGCCGAGCAGGCTTGTGTCTAGATGGGTAACCCTATGTTTGCgaaactctcgcgagatttgCACGCGTTGTTTCCATTGTGTTTCTTAATCGTTgtacaaaataatgatgttttatgatgtgacaacgctgtagTTAAGGTCTGGTCAtgtttagacacaaaaaacacttggttaggtttagagaaAGACCATGGTTTGGGTTAAGATGATCATTCTCGCGAGATCTTTCGCAGTTTTGCACCTCAACGGTATCACCGACTTCCGGGTTTGAATCAAAGGAACCTATAAAAAAGGAaggttcatattttattattttttttatctcaatgaGGTCTTCCTggtaaaataaagataaaatgaaaaataaaaagtaaaaatagaaataattcATAATACACAATTCTGGAGTAAAAGTAAGCaagtaactttatttaaattgcACTTTTTGAGAGCAGAgatgtcacaaagtgcttcacagaggaaataaagtataaacatacatacagacataaaacacaattttaaaaaaaaaatctcctttgGTTTTAAGCACAGATCGAGAATCAACCAGCAAACCCTGATCCGAGGACCAGAGACCAGTGCAGAAGCattatcagtaaaatgtacCTAAAGTATCAAAAAGTCCTCATAGATAATTTATTTAACAagattttgcattttcttttatctgttgATCTGCTTCTTTCACTGTCAAACATAAACATGGTGGTAAATATCTGcagcaaaaacaataatataataataataaaaaacagttgttaaagacagcagacagtggATGAATATGAATACATAACTATAATCTCACTATAAATTATGTTATCTATTGTGATGAGCACCTGAAAAATGTGTATAATAATCTTAAGTAAACATGTTCCTGATGTTGATGGCTAAATATTAagtaagttttgttttgtttttcaaatatttccttttttaatttttggtctcagattttatgaaagaaaaataaccaTCTGTGCAAATTAATTACAGTCAGTCAGATAAATTTCACCCCACAATTAAAATATCCCGTCCATCATAACATGTTTACgctacagaaacacaccaaacactgCAAGTAATCCATGATTTGATCAAATCATTATCAttacaaaaagacaaatcaaccagatttctgaaaatatgtttattgatatcagcaaaaatacacaaaatagaCCTGTAGCACGGCTGGGGTCATTTTACAACTGAGTtcaaaattcaatttattttttgaaaacaatTAACATTTCTTTTGAATTTTCTACAACCCTGCTGTGTCAATGTGTCTTTAGGGGgtaatgaaaatatgattaGACTTTATTGATAGGAATAGTTCAAGACAATACTTTAGCTTTTATTTTACCAGCAAACACTGCTGTCAAAATAGTGTCCAAACAGAAGTTTTAATCTGTTTGAGTGTTAAAGTAACTGTAGCTTAATTTTTTGCTGCCATGTAGAAAGTTTCCAACCCTGAATGTCACCAATACAAAGGTGACAATATTTAGCTTGCCTATGTACATTATAAAAAAGCAGTATACATCTTTATTGCATACTATTCTTGAAAATGATTCCAAAATACATGAATTGAACTTAATAACTACAACTAGTAACTTAACTAATAACTAAGAACTAATAGAGTTTAGAAGCTCCGACATCAATCCCGGAGCTCACATGACTGGACAGCTCTCCATTCTGCTTCCActctgagaaaaagaaatgaacaaaGTTAGTAtcatcacacaaaaaaaatgttctttaagTTATTTACACCATAGAGAAGATGagacaaaaatcacaaattcccaaaaaatgtgttatttctggTTAAATGCcttaaaaaatcttaaaatacagaggaaaaaaattcATGCTTAAGCCTCCAAGAGTTGCTGACAGTTTTCTTTCTACTTAGGCCTTAAAATTTTAGTCATATATCAACTGTTTGTGTTGCAGGGCCGACCTTGCGAGGTGTGCTGGCGCTGAACACGTAGGACTGCGGCAGTAAACCTTCGGAGATGCCGCCGCTGCGGAAGGAGCGGGAAGCTGAAGACACGGAGCAGTTGCTGGATTTGTCTGAAGGAAGGCCGCAGGAGCCGCACACCACCGTCCGGCTCCTCAGGTTGTACTCGCCGTCGCCACAGGTGCTGTGAGCCACCTGCTGAGGCAAAGAGAAAGATTCAGTGCAGATATTGTGAATTTAATAAGGACTCACTGAAAATCTGTCAACACTTCTCATGTTTGATTGTTGTAATTGGTGATAATTCCAAGGGTGGACAAAAGAAGAGGGCTTAAAATATTCCTGAAGAATATATTGAATGTCTTTAAAAGAAGAAGACTGATTTATGTcacaaacattaataaaattaGGTTAAATTATCACTAAAATCATCAATGCTACATGTGATGCACATTTGGTACTAGTAAGTTTTGTCCATTTTTTGAAAGTCAGCATTGCCACAACTCATATTTTGAGACTGACTTCACTGATAACCGATGTTTGTGTGCTACCAATCAATAATGTTAGACTTGAAGATACAAAACTGTTGATTTTCCCCAAATTTGATTGTTGTTCCACTCCTTCAGGCCAGGCATTTATAGAGCAAAAAGCAAAGAGATTAACATCTCATTTCATTGCACACGTCCAATATCTAAAAAATTagttcagtttaatttaatttagttaaGTTTAACaggtttttaacagtttaatcTCAAACCAATCTATTGTACTACCTGTATCCCTGTGACTGTTTGTTTAAAAGTGTTAAAGTAGTTAATGTAATATTTCTGGGCTGCACAGTTGAGTGATCTTAAAATACTGTAAGTCTAATTCAGAGGAACCTGATAGTCCAGCATTAGGTTGAATCTACTGATGACTGACCTGCTCACACCCATTTGtatgtaataaatataattattctCACCAtgtcatcatcttcctcttcaaACTGTGTGCGGGTGACCTTCCTCATTGCCATTTCCTGGAAGAAAAGATGTTACTGTAAAACCAAACACTAGCATTGTGGCCATAACAAAACTCCATGTATTCATAGTACTTTAGGTTTAAATAAAGTGTCAAATACCAAACACCATAATTAAAATACCTCTCCATTGGCACTGATCAAGGTGGTCTGGAAGAAGTCTCCGGTGCCCCAGGAGTTCTGAGTCTTCCATACCAGGTCAGAGGGAGGATTGTGGGTTCCACCAGAACCAGAGGCCCAGATCTGATCGCCACGCCAAAGATAGAGCAGGGTAAGACATCTGTAACCGTTTATCGCTGTGCTGATTTGTGATACTGCTGAGTGAAGTCGCTGCTTACCGTGACCCTCTGGCCGGCCCTCAAGGTGAATTTAGCAGGGAACTTGAATGCGATGGGTGCACCAGATCCTACCTGCCGCTTCACCTGCCAGTTGCCCAAATTCTGATCCTGCAGAAAACAAGATAATAGTTGGATCAAACATCAgtggtgtgtttttataatgtcaAACCCCTAAAGTAAAAAACCTTCAGGAGATCATTGTGTAGATCTACCGACAATgtaaaagtgaagtgaaaactacagaacagaaacagacaaacaagacGTCTCAGATATTTAGATTTCCAACTATCTCACCTCATCTGCTTTGTTGCTGAGTCTGACGTATTTCCCGTCCAGGTCCACTTCATCCACAGTGACCCGTCCGCTGGCAGAGGCCTGCTGAGTGATACGAGTGCGGGCCACAGCTCCTCCTGCAAAGCTGGAGGCCTCGCTGTCGGTGTCATTGGGGCGGCGCCTCTTGCCTGGAGTACTGTGACCGCTGCAGTGGACTGACCGAGAGTGAGCTGCTGAAGTAGAGGAACGACTTCCTGTTACTCTGGTCGGTGGGGGGCTGGGGGAGAGACGCAGCCTACGGGGAcagggaaaaggaaaaagtgtaAGAGGCAGAGAAGAAATGACTGCTACTACTGCAAAGCCCTTAATTTATTTATGACTTCATGGCCAAAGCTCATTAGTCTACACACATCTACGCCACCGTGGCACAtacctctcttcctctccttccagTAGCTTCCTGTAGGCACATATCTCCATATCCAGGGCCAGCTTGATATCCAAAAGCTCCTGATATTcgtccagctgctgctgcatctgctgTCTCATCTCGGccatttctctgtctttctctcccagACGGCGACGCGTGGTGTCCCGCTCTCGAGACAGGGCGTCCTCCAGGTCCCTCACCTTTGCCTCACGAGC contains these protein-coding regions:
- the naxe gene encoding NAD(P)H-hydrate epimerase, with product MLSARALFGIGFLVTSRATAILAQTGTCPLSAAAVNHKKDCNGSRAASTMAQTIKYLGQEEAQHIDEELFSEYGFSVDQLMELAGLSCATAVTRAYPLSSLVKPKPSLLVICGPGNNGGDGLVCARHLKLFGYEPTILYPKRPNKPLFQGLTTQCQKMEIPFLTEMPEAKLIDEAYNLVIDAIFGFSFKGAVREPFGSILNVLKKTTVPLASIDIPSGWDVEQGSSTDGLQPDMLISLTAPKKSASLFRGRYHFLGGRFVPPGLERKYQLNLPQYPGTDCVLQL
- the LOC121913056 gene encoding lamin-A-like isoform X1 — translated: MATPKNTPRGANTPLSPNRITRLQEKEDLCNLNDRLVVYIDKVRSLETENAGLRMRITESETEISRELTGLKAAYETELADARQTLDSVAKERARLQLELGKLREDYKELKARNGKKESDLAGALQRLKDLEALLNSKDASLTTALGEKRNLDVENRDLKTQVAKLDTTLGDARKQLQDEMLRRVDGENRIQTLKEELEFQKNLHSEELRETKRRHESRMVELDNGHQQDFESKLAEALAEMRGQHELQIKMYKDEIEKTYNTKLEGARQSADRNSHLVGAAHEELQQTRIRLESSSAQLSQLQKQLAAREAKVRDLEDALSRERDTTRRRLGEKDREMAEMRQQMQQQLDEYQELLDIKLALDMEICAYRKLLEGEEERLRLSPSPPPTRVTGSRSSTSAAHSRSVHCSGHSTPGKRRRPNDTDSEASSFAGGAVARTRITQQASASGRVTVDEVDLDGKYVRLSNKADEDQNLGNWQVKRQVGSGAPIAFKFPAKFTLRAGQRVTIWASGSGGTHNPPSDLVWKTQNSWGTGDFFQTTLISANGEEMAMRKVTRTQFEEEDDDMQVAHSTCGDGEYNLRSRTVVCGSCGLPSDKSSNCSVSSASRSFRSGGISEGLLPQSYVFSASTPRKSGSRMESCPVM
- the LOC121913056 gene encoding lamin-A-like isoform X2, producing the protein MATPKNTPRGANTPLSPNRITRLQEKEDLCNLNDRLVVYIDKVRSLETENAGLRMRITESETEISRELTGLKAAYETELADARQTLDSVAKERARLQLELGKLREDYKELKARNGKKESDLAGALQRLKDLEALLNSKDASLTTALGEKRNLDVENRDLKTQVAKLDTTLGDARKQLQDEMLRRVDGENRIQTLKEELEFQKNLHSEELRETKRRHESRMVELDNGHQQDFESKLAEALAEMRGQHELQIKMYKDEIEKTYNTKLEGARQSADRNSHLVGAAHEELQQTRIRLESSSAQLSQLQKQLAAREAKVRDLEDALSRERDTTRRRLGEKDREMAEMRQQMQQQLDEYQELLDIKLALDMEICAYRKLLEGEEERLRLSPSPPPTRVTGSRSSTSAAHSRSVHCSGHSTPGKRRRPNDTDSEASSFAGGAVARTRITQQASASGRVTVDEVDLDGKYVRLSNKADEDQNLGNWQVKRQVGSGAPIAFKFPAKFTLRAGQRVTIWASGSGGTHNPPSDLVWKTQNSWGTGDFFQTTLISANGEEMAMRKVTRTQFEEEDDDMVAHSTCGDGEYNLRSRTVVCGSCGLPSDKSSNCSVSSASRSFRSGGISEGLLPQSYVFSASTPRKSGSRMESCPVM